TCCCTGAGATTTCATTGACAGCTTGTGATCTTCATAAACCCTAAAACAAATATTGAAATGCCACAGGATAAACTAGGAGGTAAATCTCAGTGTGGTTGTATGGTTTTTGAAAAAGAGGAGCACATCCGAAACATGCAAGCATGTATTTCTGTGGTAGAAATGACAATCATAAAAGTTGTATGCTATACAAGTAAGTTCAGGCGCGGAACAGTGATGTCTGTCATATAACATCTCTAAGACCTAATTCATCTTCAATATCATCATGCTCCTCAAACAGCTTCATAAAACGTGCTTGCTCATGACGCCTCTTCTTCTTTTGCCAATACTTGTAACCTCCGATGAAGACTACTATAACTACTGTAGTAACTGCAGCACTGATAAGTACAACTATAGCAACACTTATTCGGTTTCCTTTAGTATCTGAACGAGGAACAGCATTATCTACAATCAGAACAGATGTAAATAAGCAACCAAACTGGAAGGAACACATTGATGAAAGTTAAAGATCTCAGTTCAAAGTACGAAGATTAAAGAGGACAACAAAAAAAGTCTTAATCCAAATCAATGCCTATTTGTGCAATTGAACTGAAATTGAGATAACTTGCACTGCAAATCACAACTATTCAGCCAATTGTGCAGTTGTGCACAATGAATTAATGATACAATATTTGCACACCTTGGAATATTTTGAGAAGTATTGCAGTAGAAAAATATTCATGATAATATGGTTTCAGatggtaaaataaatatattaattttatgatttttctTTAAAAGAATTATTGATTACAAATAATTTCCAGTAAAATATGCTTACAGCTTACTGTCCATTGTATCATTAATCCATTATGTACATAACTAAAAATATCTCAATGACATGGAGTAGGTCACACAATTTCCCCGCTTGGATTATCAGTTACGGGGACACTACAGTTAATAATGTTTAGCTAATTGGGCTTGTAAAATTACCTGCACCGATATCTACACATGTTGAACAAATGAAAGTCGCATTGAACTCTCCTCCTTTTACAAGAGTATATCTTCCCTCACCAGCTGTAAAGTCCGAAGGACAAAACTCCCATTCATCAAATTTATCATCAGTAAAAAAGCCGTCCTCATAGATTCCACATCTCTTGCACTTCGTACTTGAAAATTCTGTCAAAGGCTACAAAACAAAGATGACGATTATTCAGAAACATAAAAGGCATAAGTCAATGTCTTATGAGTTATGATTCACAGTCAACAGAACAAAGCAGACAAAAAACAGGGACAAGATAAGTAGTAGATAACCACCAACCACATCATATGATCAAGAAAAGAATTCTAGAAAATCTTATCTTTTGGCTTTGAAAAGAATGACTTCTAGTAACAGGCTTATGTCCGATTTTTGCTATTTTTAAAGCCGGTTATAGCcaggaataaaataaaaagatgtGAATTGATAATCTACTCACAAGGAAATATCATTTGTCAACTTGTTTGAGTAAGCAGCGCAGGATTGGTTGGTTTGACAGAATTATGAACCAACGAACATGCATAAAAAACCAGGAAAGAGAATGATAAGAAAATAACCTGCCAGGATTCTTCCCCTTTAAAAGTATATGAAGTGTTGACCTTCTTCACATCCGGCAGAACAGTCTTATTCTCTCCCTTGCAGTGGAAATATATTGTCGGTCTATGTAACCAGTCATGAGTTCGGTATATTTGAATTGACTGAAGAGTGACTACTGCAGCTGATAAATACCCTGAAAACAAACACGACATTGCCGCATTCAGAACATAGGGGAGGAAAAGGTATGTCATTGCAGAAAACATATAGCTGTCTTTCAGAAAACAGCAAAGAAGCTCAtacaaaaatcataaaagaactTTGTTTGGCAATTAGAATTTAACTATGTTGCTCAGACACGGTGTCGGTATCGTGTCGGACACGGGTGTCGGAGTATCTGACACTCCGATCCAATGATGCAATGAGGCGATGATATATTGCTGGTCATGAGAAGAAACTTAGTGAAGGTGTGTTAACAGTGGAAAATACTGACATGGAAGAAATCAAGAAAGATAATATGGAGGTACCCAGAAAACCTTTACGTCACCTATCATCTAAATTATAAGTTTAGATCAGACAATAAATTTTAGTAATGGTAGTATTAGGAAAAAGAGACATTCAATTTTGTGTAGGAATAGAGTGAGTGAGGAAACAAGGAAGATGAAGTATTTGCAGAGTATAGAGAGATGGACTCGTGGACATAATGATAAGCCGACAAAATATACAGAACGATTTTATACTGATTTTCGTGAAAAGGAAAGCTCAAAAATGCCCGAAAAAAACTGAAGGAAATGAAAGATCATAGCCCATTGGAAGAGAGTAGAATAAGGATTGAGGGTGTTGATTTCATGTCTGCACAAATTGGGGGTCTTTGACACAATAAACCTTGTAAATATGTTTTGTTACATTGCCTATTTGCCAAGTGACATAGTAGGGGGGAAATTGGAAAGcaagtaaaaaaaattggaataatACAGAATTAGTTTGAGGAGATTTGGGAAAGTAAGATATGTGCCAAAGAGTGGAGGAAACATGATCTCATTTTGCAGGTAAAAGAAACTAGGTAGTGGTTTGACTGCTGATGGAATCATGGTAGTGGTTTAACTGCAGAGGGCAACATAGCAAATTTGTGAAAGTTTATACACATAAAAAGGACGTGCATGTCTGGCAGGAAAGATGTTTTATGAAAGACAGAAGTCATTTGTTTTTATCGAAGAGAGTGACCTTAGCGAGCGCGGTGCAACAAGGAAGATAACTTATTTTACTGACAGGTCAGTTACATTATGATCATCATTATTGAGATTATGCAACTGCAAAAATCCTGTCCTACCTTCTATTATGGCATCTTTACCTGTTCCCCTTCACTTTTCTCTCTTGATTTTTGTCCCTTCTTAATTCCACTCTACCGTGACAAGATCTATACTAAAGAAAACAGACACTGAAGACTAAGGTCTTAAGCTTTGTCaaagaaagacaaaaaaaaaataaaaaaaaatcagagaGTATGCTACTTCATCTATTAGTCTATTactattaatcttttgacatgCAACCTCATGTGAACTTGGGCATAGTGTGAGTTATCTCCATTATTTTGCTACAGCCCCAACAACAATAATTCATATGGTCTGAAAGTAGAGAGTGCATATTCTTTAAGTCTGAAACTAACACAGAACTGATTAGGAAGGTGGTCTGGCCGTCTGGGTGTGCTTACATGTCCAGAGTAATGCAAATCCAGTGTCAACCAGCCCAAGCGTGATCAACCATTTAACCCCCAATAAATCTCCAGCATTCAATAGTTAATAAGTGACTATTAGTTTTCAAACCAGCGTGTTCTGAAGGTCTACAGAACCAGCAGTCAAATCCGAGGATAAACTTAAACAGCCAGTGACAACCATCTCTGAAGCAAAAGTTCTACATTTTAACAATGGAACTTGTTAGATTCAAATTTTTAACTCCATTCATGATAGAACGACATTACAGTGAAAGTTGATGTGGTAATTGTGTGCCCTTTCCCAAAAGAAGTACACCAGGAATTTCTTTGTTGTCCATTCCCAATGGAGTCAGTAATTCACTGTTCTTTATATCCGGACGAAAAATGGACTAAATGATTTTCTTATGTATTGTGAGATTAACAACGGCTATTCTGTATCAGATCAATGGTCAGTCGGAAACAACCTTATATCATCGCAGAGGTAAGGCTGAATAATCAAGTATTCAAACCCTTCGAGCCCTCTACGGTAAGAAGCCAGTTTAAAGGCATTGGGCTATTGTTGATATTGAAAATTATGTGCATCTTAGACATCCATGAATCAGTTAATCTTTTAAAACTTCAAGAGATTCATAAAGTTATTTTTATTGTCTTTCTTTGAGAATTGGCGGAGAAAATTTATGTTACAGATAACAATACCTAAAAAATTCAAATTCTGGATGCAAAATTTCCCTATTTATGAACAAAAGGAAGAATGCCTACTCTAATAGTCTAATCACATCACTATTAGAGTATTAGTTGATATAAGTAGAATTAGACGATTATCGAGAGAATTTTTTAGACAAGAGTACAAGATCAAGATGTTTGTTAAAGACCAACGACTAAACATGATGTAAGAATTAAGATCCTTAATTGGGGCCATTTCGGAATTAAGTTCTTGTCAAACATGATACATTGTCACGTTATGGGGTTCTTCAGGCATTATCTTTTCAATGGAAAGATGAAAAGACAAACTATGTCCTTACATTGATGTACTATGGCACTATTTACATTTGACTAATTAATTGGATTTCTTTTTATCTGGAAATGGAACCATCACGGGAAAAAATGACAGAGCTCAAGGCTTTAAGCGGGTCATAATCCTGGTGCAACGTTCTCAGTAAGACAGTCAAGGCAACAATCAAGAAGAGTTTTATGtacatactccctccatcccccAAAAAGCTTCCCATTTCTCTTGCGCATGTAGTTTGAGGAGAGTATTGGTGAAGCTTTGAGTAACAATGAAAACTCCCTCCATCCCCAAGTAAATGTCATATTTCTCATTTTGGATGAAAAAAACTAAATAGTGTTTCCAATCCCCTTACCTCCCAACTTACTCTCACCTCCACTTTGAATCATTAAACTATACCCAATACCCTACTTTTATTCACCTCTCATAGACAAACCCCACTTCAATtttcttttaaatatttttgcCCAACTCAAATGGGAAGCTTAATGGGGACGGAAGAAGAAAATCCCAAGGTCACTctctttgattaaaaaaaaaaatgacttctttctttaataaaacatcacaaCAACAACGAAGTATGGTTCAATATTCAACAATTAGGTTTAAATCATCAAATTAAACCATTCAACAGAAGACCCGAAACATAATTCAACAATTTTGCAATTAAAGACAAATCACAGGACTCAAATCAGCTCAAATTAGGGTTCAATATCTTGTAATCCAACTAGATTAACACAAAACCTTAGTTGATCAATCTTAGGGTTTAtacaattaaaatatttatcagaATCATATAAAAGGTGCAATCAATTCACAAAATCGACAATAATAAGGAAATTTTAATCGAATAGAAATATGAACTTACCAGGAAAACAGCTAAGAAAGATCGAGAATACGAAAACGAAAGCCGGAAACCCCGAATTCATCTGAACAAAAACATCAATTTCGCGTAACAATGGGGATGGATTTGTGTCGACAATCGAAATGGGATGATGAGACGAACGTCATTAGgtggaagaggagagagagagagagaggcaaATAAGAAATGGCGgtattagttttgacttttgatCCTTTGACCACTTTACGCTACGTCGCTACTCTTtgttttatttctttctttttgtgagTGTTGTGTGAATTTCTAAATGTAGCCCTTGTAATTTGTTGTTCAAAATTTCTAATACCATGTCCTTTTGTATTTTTTACCCCAAGATTTCGGATTCATTCCTTTCAGTTTCGTTAAGTTTAAATTAGTTCTGATAAGTTAATTTAATTTAGATTCGATAAGTTCAATTTAATTTAGATccgataagttcagttaatttTAGATCCGataagttcaattcagttcaagtttaataattttaattcagTTTTACATCTAATAAGTTCACTTCACTTCAGGCCAATTTAAAATAATAGGTTATATTTCAACTATACGTACAAGGTATGTTATTAACATTTTCATATTAATCGAATTACGTTTTTCTTACTACtaaggaaaaaaaatactttttttcttTGACATTATAACTTTGAAAATTAACATCAATATATTTAGTTTTATTCTTGATGTtgccattattattattattattattattattattattattattattattattattattattattattattattattattattatgtttttcattaattattattattattattattattattattattacttttatgaagaagcgattacacaaagttggatggaagcctagccactaattgggctccaacacccttattcaaagcaaaacacaaacgatgaaaaagaaaagaacgaatGTTAGCAGCAGCCGTGTTACTCTGAGCAACCCGTGAGACCCTAGACATGAACTCGAGGGCATCACTCCCTAGTTCTCCAAAGGTGGAGAAAGCAAAAGCGATAAAACCATATCCGTTGCCTATGCATTTCGCTtcatacttcttcttcttctttctggCAACAACATTAGCGACAGCAACCCCAGGAGCAAAAGCATCAACTCCTGGCCCGGTGAATGGAGAGATACCTGTGACATCTAAGCATACATTATTCCCTTTGTCCCAAGAGTAGACGAGAAGGTCTGCAGGACGGAGATCTCTCCCTTCCTCAGACAGAAATCCCAAAGGCACCTCCTTCTGCACAACAACCCCAGCCTGTGAACAGATATCCCCTAACAAATCTCGAACCAAGTTATGGCGGAATTTCAGGCCAACATCATTACCACAATGCACAGCGTGATCCCCGAAACGATCTATGATTTTCGAAGAGCAGCAAGGACAAGTAAAGTCAGGAGGGAACATAGGAATCGCAAGGCGATAACACAAAACACACCTGAATTGTCTTGGGAACATaggaatattattattattattattattattattattattattattattattattattattattattattattattattattatgggaaaacaccaaaacgttacaagcttaacaagctacaaagatcaagtgaactacaagaagttggaggggagccaagatacaatctgggcccccactcctctagctatggcgaacccgatcctgctgaaaatgtgggcagctgcccgtgccccaatgtcttgagccctggagtacgtctggacccgcttcagcaacgaaacagcccctttctctaattccccaaaagaagagaaggaaaaaggaaagaaaccgtaacccaaagccctacaatgtgccgcatacttatcctgcttccgctgcgctgcaaccgccacaacccgacccggaacgaagtctgacaacccagattgcgtcataggggaagacctagtcaagtcaacacacacatctagaccgccatcccatgaatacagcaatatatctgcaggacgaagagctccatcactctcactagtcagcccaacatcaacctccttgcgagcagaaatccccgaccgatagcaaatatccaaaagggtatcacgaacaacattatgtcgatgtttaatacccacaatcccagcacaagacactgcatgatccccataaatgtccccatcgaaaacctgagagcaagcagaacacgacgTCGAaccagagaacaacggaatacccaaccgatagcaaagaactgaacgataagtcttaccgttcatagtctggcctaaacccgagatggggactgcccgcaaccaagctgaggagtgatccccctgttgtgatttccatagggcaacatgacgtgaagataaggagtaggcggattccgcatcagcagtaaccttcgtgaaatatatgtctgccaatttcttcacgagtgtgggggcagcgatctcactagggctacgcataaggtcggtctccacggtcctattgaaaagaccaagagcatcatcaaaggccggccccggaccatcaacacctgagagccgaagaagcgaatcctgcaaaccagaagactgcaaacgggatgcaagaaaagcataatgccgaacatcaccagctgaataaacacccaatcctccataagaataaggtaAGGTGGTaagacgccattgccagtcacccaacccaggtcccgaagcagtcacgatacgctctaaacaagcccgaagagccacatcaaaagataattgggccgcttcaaaaagatgaggctgacaagtgcgcatagcaaagtagagtttagaaactccagtacacgcacgaaggagcaacaactcacactggggatcattaagcttagctacaacatccatcaacacaacagtctttgACACACGatgcgaaaccaactccttacaaaaagacgaatccgtactgactggaccaccaagcaacttaacaccaagcgcaggacgagcaatatccctaggaaagacaccctctagacgactgcgtgggtcctccgaaggccagaaaacctctgtcttctcaacattaacatggagacctagatgaggaccctcctccaaaatcaactccatgacctgtccaaccaccaaagtgtcaccaacgatagtgccatcgtccaagtaccaagcctgaagagatagatcaaatgagtctctgattcgacacaccaatggatgtagaaccagagaaaaaagcaaagggccgagaggatccctttgctgcacaccctgacaagaccacaaggtatgctccccataatacagccgcgctggagaagagtagcagaattcaacccagcgcgaaagagcaggacaatgtatccgaacctcacgcaacaaagccgatcgatcaactagattgaacacattctgaaaatccaccaataacatagagaggccaacatcggccccacgagcctcaaccaaccgattgacatcatggagaatggcctcaccacctgctggaaccccaactccaaactgaagacctccgaagtagtttcctaaacgcggaccaatcaaagcagCCCCGGCCTTAGAAACAAGtcgcctccaaatagtgcccacaacaataggccgaataccaccaccaagcttaacaagtggcgtaagaggagcactagcaatgtatcctccaagctcagcaggacactttccagcaagaaagagattaagtacttgagtgatagcatccaccaactcatcagaaacagctacaacAGCACCACCCAAGCTGCCAAGCAATCCAGAAGGTGTTGAgtacgcaagccatctctaccgcacgaagtaccacgcggaaagcccctaatctgctccaaaacaacagcggaggaagcagtaaggtgatgaacaacagggatatccggtaaggtggggaccggaacggaagggtgttttgcttgcaaatctgcaagagtagcatcattgtaaggggcAGGACCTGAGGAAGAAAGAACCCTAACGGCAGCAGTGTAGCGACCGTCGCCAAATCATGGtcttcgtcaacatccaatagagggggagacacgctattattattattataacaaatgctaacaaagtcaaacattttacaaataattagtgggaagccgaaatacaatctgggcccccactcctatGGCTATAAacctatcctggtgaaaatatgagcagcagcacgagccccaatgtcctgtgtcctagaaaacttctgaatccgcttcagcaacgcaacaacatccttatccagctcccccaaagaagagaaagagaacagaagaaagccataaccaatggccctgcaacgtgcttcgtacttgacccgcttccgaatagccgcatcagtcacaacccggcccgggacaaagccagacaacccagattgtgtcaaaggagatgaccccgtcaagtcaacacacacatcacatccccgatcccaagagtagagcaacacgtctgctggccggagagctccatcgttccctccagatagaccaatatcaacctctttccgcgccgaaatcccagaccgataacaaacatcaacaagggtatcccgaaccacattatgtcgatgtttaatacccacgatgccagcacatgacactgcatgatcaccaaagatgTCTCCCGCAAAGACCTGGAACAAGCAGAACATGGCACCGTAACAGAAaacaaaggaacccccaactagtaacacaacacacatcggtAAGCCTTAACATTCATCGTCTGTCCCAAACCTGATATATGGGGACCGCATGAAGCCAAGCAGTGGTGTGATCTCCATGGTGTGATTTCCACAACGCCAACTGTCGGGAAAataaagagaaggtggattatgcagatgcagtaacctttgtgaaatatatatctgccaatttcttcatgagtttaggggcagcgaccTCACTTGGGTTACTCAGAATGTCATACTCCACCGTTCTACTAAATACTCAACGCATCTTCAAATGCTCGACCAGGACCAACAATATCAGCATGCCGTAGAAGCTTTGTCTGCAAACCAAAAGACTGCAatcgagaagcaagaaaagcataatgacgaacatcacctgcggaataaacaccaagccctccaaaagaaaaaggtaaggtggcaagTCGCCACTGCCAGTCGCCAAAGCCAGGCCCCAAAGCAGTAACAATACGCTCCAAGGAAGATCGAAGAGCCTCATCGAAAGTGCACTGAGCCGCCTCAAAAATACCAGGAGGATAAGTACGCAAagaaaagtagagtttagaaactctggTACATGCCCTAAGTAACAATAGCTCACACCGAGGATCATCAAGCTGGGCAACCTTATCCATAAGCCCAATGATCTTGGTCACCCTCTGCATCACAAGCTCACCACTAAAAACTGGATTGGAACTAGcgggaccaccaagcaacttaacaccatgcaaaggacgagcaatatcatgGGGAAAGACTACCACAAGCCTTCTTCGAGGGTCCTCTATAGGCTAGAAAACCTCGGTCTACTCCACGTTAAGATGTAACCCGAGACAAGGCCCATTCTCCATAATCAACTGCAGAACCTTCCCCACCACCAAGGTGTCACCAATAATAGTGCCATCATCCAAATACCATGCCTGAAGACATACATCAAAAGCGTCCCTGATTTTACAAATCAGGGGTTGCAAAATCAAAGCAAAAAGCAGAGGACCAAGGGGATCACCCTGCTGCACCCCCTGAGACGACCATAAGgtgtgctccccataatacaatctcgctggagtagagtagcagaattcaacccatcgCGAAATACCGGGACAACAAAGACGAAATTCACGTAACATGGCcgctcgatcaactaaattgaaagcattttgaaaatccaccaataacattgAAAGACCCACATCAGAACCCCGATCTTCAATCAACCGGCTCACAACGTGAAGAATTGCCTCGCCACCTGCAGATACCCCGACACCAAATTGAAGACCATCAAAATAACTTCCTAAAGACGGACCGACCATAACAGCACCAACCTTTGAAACCAGACGTCGCCAAACAGTACCCACATCAATAGGACGAATACCACCACCGGGCTTGACAAGAGGTGtgagaggagcactagcaatatacTCTCCCAAACCCATAAGACATTTTCCAGCTAAAAAGATATTAACCACCCCATAAATGGAGTCAACTAACTCATCTAAAACAACCACATCAGCACCACTCAAGCAATCCATAAGGTGTTGAGCTCACAAACCGTCCCTCCCACAAGATGTTCCACGCGGAAAACTCCTAATCCGGTCCCAAACAACAGCAGAAGTAGCGATGAGATGATGGTGATCAACAAGAATATCACGCAAGGACGGAGCTGGAGAAGAAGGGTGTTTTGACTGTAAATCCGCAAGAGTGGCCTCATTATAAGGCGCAACACCAGCAGAAGAAAGAATACAGACTGCGACAGTGTAATGGCCATCACAAATCTTCCTACGATACTGCTTGATATTACGCTCTGCCAACTCAAGAGCCTCATCATCATTTATCAAAGTAGGGGATAAAGCTGCCAAAGCTTCCCGCAAAAGAAGCATATCACCACCCGGCTCACTCCAAGTACGAATAGCATTAGCAATGCTCTCTTCCTGTCGTTGCCGCCTAACGGCAGCTGTGCGCTCACGATTACTCCTCGGACTAAAGGTCTTAAGGATACATAAAGGAAACACGAGAAGAGTAACCCAATAAGAGACGTCCTCAGGCTTGCAAATAACCCTATCAAGCGCGCCTCTCAAAATTCGGGAAAACCCCAAACGACATTTAGAAGGAATGGATTTCACAGTGAAAAGTCGTTTAGAGAGAAATTTGTCAAGAAGAGTGACGGTAAAACCACAATCATGTTCTTGCACCGCAACATCCATGTGAACATCAGAAGCAAGTGACGGTTTAGAAAGACCATAGAGCACAAACCGAACAACACCATCCCCAACATTAGGTGGTGCCACAATATCAGAACCTTGACCATGACGACAGTTAGAATGAATAGGATGCGTCTTAAAACAATCCTCACAAAGCCAAATCCCCATACGGCGGAAAGTCAACTCAGTCGCATTAAAAATAGCCAAGTAAGTGGTTAGAGAGTGTCGTGTGACTACTTGAGCATCAACACTACAATGACGATCACGAAGATGAGTGATCAAAGAACTCTTTGTAAGCCTGTTTCCCCCGCCATCTTTACACCCATTAAGACCCACAAATGGACAATGAAAATGCACCACGACAGTCGGCATTAAGTAGCCCGTGGTAGTCCCAAAAATGTGGTAACCAACAACAAGGCAAAGCTGAAACCGCAACACGAGAAAACAAGAACAAGACAAAGCaacaacaaagtaattaaaacCACAAATGTACCGTGAGTTATGTAGCTTCCCACGACGATGCCGTGAGGTTGGCTGCTGAAGCCAAAGTAATTAATCTTAAATTGCTGCTAACCCCCACAAAATTAAAAGCAAATAGCCTAACTGCACACCACTCGTAATGACCATCCACTCGTATCACCACTCGTAATGACCATCCACAACAAACAGAAAACGCAAATTCAATGACCAAACACCACTCGTATCACCACCCAAACCTTCCACTGCAACCAACAACGCACAACTAGAACAACGCACAACCAGCAACTGTACCAACAACGCAAAACACCACCACGACGCAACACCAGCAAATAACCCTCACCGAAAAAAACCTTCGCAAATTACCCTCTGAAAATAACCCCAGC
This sequence is a window from Spinacia oleracea cultivar Varoflay chromosome 1, BTI_SOV_V1, whole genome shotgun sequence. Protein-coding genes within it:
- the LOC110786665 gene encoding uncharacterized protein, coding for MNSGFPAFVFVFSIFLSCFPGYLSAAVVTLQSIQIYRTHDWLHRPTIYFHCKGENKTVLPDVKKVNTSYTFKGEESWQPLTEFSSTKCKRCGIYEDGFFTDDKFDEWEFCPSDFTAGEGRYTLVKGGEFNATFICSTCVDIGADNAVPRSDTKGNRISVAIVVLISAAVTTVVIVVFIGGYKYWQKKKRRHEQARFMKLFEEHDDIEDELGLRDVI